TGCATGTTGCTTATAACCTTCATATCCACTGGTGATAACTTAGCAAGCTGATGATCATATATAACTTATTAGTATGAAAGCTACTCtccaatatatatgtatatgcatTACAAGAGGACGGCTCCCTATCACACCAAAAGCTACCTTACCTGCATTAGCTTCACGCCCTTGTCACCTTCGAACTTCTCCGGGTACACCGTTGCATAAATCATCAATAGTCGCAATTTGTTCTCCGGGTTTGTGTcctgcatttttaaaaaatattataaaacattgCGGTTTCTTTTTATCTTAATTTGCTTTTGTTTCAAACCTGATTTGTCCTGAGGAAATTGATAACGTCCTTGGCAGCTGCGTCTCCGAAAACAAGATCTTGTTCCAGCTGCCCTAGATCCCTAAGTCCGGTGTCTCTTATTATTCTGTTAATTTTTCCAGCTATCTGCATTTTGATTTCAAAACATACCAACAGACAAAACTCCTTTACATCTAACCCCTgttttgtttgagatcatatttttttttgtggttgaaaaaaaacaaacctcTACATGAGTGGATAGTTTGTCAACTTGCTCTCCATATTGTGGCAATGCCTGTACTATTTTCTGCAGATCACGTGTAGACAACTCGCTACCCTCTCTGCGTAATGTTAGCTCAATGTTAGCTATTACATATCAAGAAAATCGCTCTGTGGAGCAACCGGAGAAAATATATGAATTTGGGAAGATAAGATAAAATACTTAGCACTGACTTTGATCTCATTTGTGCGGCTTTGTTCTTTGAGGCAAAGTTGGCCATTTTCTCATGCAAACGCTCGCTAgccttaattatataaaaaaaaaaaaaatggtgagCTTATTCTGCGGGAAAGATAGTTTGTAAGTAACGGTGTTAATACATCTGCAATATGTGTGTGTCGAAGCTCAAGCCACACTGGATCATGATCTTCAAGTACTATCTCCTTTTTCTCCGGAGGCCCACCAGTTTTACTGGGAACCTACCATATATGTCATATATACACTTTATGACCAgataaatagagaaaaaaaggtaaaaaagagCCCACAAAGGACCCTAGAATGAAAGAAAAAGGAGTTACCTCAATAACATGTTTATTCCCCTCCATATCAAGCAAATCATGGCACATAGCATCATAGGTCCATTCATGTATGATAGGAGCAATCTACAGTTACATGCATGTCAGTCTCTGTTGAgacaaatataaattactaGTATGAAGTATATGTGTATCAGATGAGGGTTAAAAAACCTGATCCACTGATCTATCCACAATGAGCAGCTCACATGTTTCGGTCTGGGGGAAGTTGGGAATGGCTTTGAATTTAGAGATACAGTCCCAAATAGCAGCAGCAAGCTTTGACGGAACCAAGTCACGTGGGGCCGTGGACTTGGCAGCTCGATACCGAACAAAGGGTAATTCCTAACAAGACAAAAATAAGACAATAAAGAAAGAGGGAAAAGCTTGAGTTGCCTACAAAGAGGCCCCTTGATCAATAATTTGGTCCATACAAAGAAGGAACGATAGCATCAAAATAAGGCAAGTAGGTCGTATTGTTTTACCTTGAGGGAAGCAAACACGGTAGCGATTCTAGTAGCCATCATAttcaaacaaatattaaaatggcGAGAATTCTCAGCATTTTCAGCATAGAGCGTTTGCAATGCTTGATCGTGATCAGTTAGAAATCCCTGAGTGATCGATCATCAGTGgagaaacaaaaaagaattaCATAAGAAAAACCCATAACTATGACTTGCGATGGCTCTCAAAATACAGAATGAAGATAGTTCAACTACATGCTTATGCGGTGCACAAAAGAGTAGGTAGCTTACCTGATTGTCTATGGGGAAGTATTCCATGTTCATCTGCAGGAAAAAAGGTAAGAGTGTAAAAAGGAAAACtcatattaaagaaaaaacagcAAGGAAAGTTGTTATTCAACATTGGTTTTACCTCTCTTAAGGCACCAATGCGTGGTAAGACGCTTGAGTCACTTTTGATGTGATTCACCAGTTCTTTGGGGATCGTtgaactgaaaaaaatatatgccCTGAGCGAGAACAAAAAAGGTAAAGAAGTAGTCAATCACAATGAACTGAGAAACACAAGAATTAATGGTTAGAAAAATAGAAGTAATTACTTTCTGTACAAGGGTTCCCTCCCAGACATGTCAGATAGAAACATAACAATGCTGCGACAGACAGAAAGAGAaacataataaacaaacaaaaaggacACAATCGAGGAGGAAAGAGagacaaaaagaagaaggggtACGCACTTTTCTTTGGAAGGTTGGATAAAGTAGATAGCGTCCATGCCAGGCATTGGTTCCCTTCTCTTGAAAAGTTCTTCTACCACTGAGAGCAGTCAGGATCCAAATGTTCAACACAAGTTATgcgaaagaaagaaagaaaccctTTCAATAAATCGTTCATTATTCTTACAGGAAATGCCTTGGTCGGTGATATCAGCCATTTTGCAGGACTTTGACATAACTTTAACCGTAACTCTGTCCATGATAAGTATCTGCCATTTTGCAACcccacacacatatatatatatccattaAGATTAGCAAGTCTCAAACATTTGAA
The window above is part of the Brassica napus cultivar Da-Ae chromosome C8, Da-Ae, whole genome shotgun sequence genome. Proteins encoded here:
- the LOC106426030 gene encoding protein transport Sec1a, whose product is MILLIGISICKLSHTYMQFLYSIYDDADEITRLSSSSTSHLSLPSSTNMSFSDSESSSHPRDGGDYKFFRQISRDRLLHEMLGSTKTGDSKAWKILIMDRVTVKVMSKSCKMADITDQGISLVEELFKRREPMPGMDAIYFIQPSKENIVMFLSDMSGREPLYRKAYIFFSSTIPKELVNHIKSDSSVLPRIGALREMNMEYFPIDNQGFLTDHDQALQTLYAENAENSRHFNICLNMMATRIATVFASLKELPFVRYRAAKSTAPRDLVPSKLAAAIWDCISKFKAIPNFPQTETCELLIVDRSVDQIAPIIHEWTYDAMCHDLLDMEGNKHVIEVPSKTGGPPEKKEIVLEDHDPVWLELRHTHIADASERLHEKMANFASKNKAAQMRSKEGSELSTRDLQKIVQALPQYGEQVDKLSTHVEIAGKINRIIRDTGLRDLGQLEQDLVFGDAAAKDVINFLRTNQDTNPENKLRLLMIYATVYPEKFEGDKGVKLMQLAKLSPVDMKVISNMQLIAGSPENKTKSGSFSLKFDTGKTKQANRKDRSGEEETWQLFRFYPMLEELLEKLVKGDLSKSDYLCMNQSSHKEEESESRTGSVRKSSAPTAVPERKATPHSMRSRRTATWARPHSSDDGYSSDSVLKSASLDLKKLGQRIFVFIIGGATRSELRVCHKLTSSLRREVVLGSTSFDDPPQYITKLKLLSEKDIAGAPAQPFKPQYW